The Capsicum annuum cultivar UCD-10X-F1 chromosome 3, UCD10Xv1.1, whole genome shotgun sequence genomic sequence GAGTATGATTACTGTCATTTGAAGGGGCACGTTAGAGAGAAATGCTATAGACTCATTGGTTATCCTCAGGAttacaaaggaaagaaaaaggcAAACGTGGCTGCAGGACAGACCATGCCATTAATAGCAACACCAGGAGGACAATACATGGGACCTATGTTGACATAAGAGCAATATAATCAAATAATGTCAAGGCCTATTCTAACACCTGAGTAACATAATAAAGTACTTGCTATGCTGAATCATACACCTGCTACAGAAGGAAGTGCTCACATTACAGGTGATTTCTCTATTGAAGATGTTAACGATATAATTAAATCATACATGGATTGTTGATACTGGTGTAATCAACCACATGGTTGGAAATAAggatattttgaaaaatgataCTTTAGTAGAAAGTGCAGGAAAAGTTGAATTACCTACAGGAGAGTCAAATCACATTACTCATGTTGGAAGTACTCAAATGTCAGGAGGTGATTCTATATCTAACATCCTTTATGTGCCAGCTTTTAAGTTTCACCTTTTGTCAGTTTCTCAGTTGACAAAAGAGCTAAACTGCTGTGCCTCTTTTTATCCAAACTTCTTCATTCTCCAGGACCTATGTACTAGGAAGTTCAAGGAGATTGATAAGGTGCTTGACGGTTTGTATGTGGTCAACACAAGATAGATGACAGATCATCAAAGGAGTAGGAGTTGCCTACAAGTAGGGAACATGATGACAGAAGATCTTTGGCACAAGAGGATGGGGCATGTTCCTATTGCAGTTCTTAAAAGAGTTTCTGGTTTGAATTTTTGTGGTTCTTTTACTTTAAAAAACTGTGATGTTTGTCCTTTAGCAAGACAGTGTAGACTTTCTTTCAATCCTAGTAGTAGTAGGTCTACAAAAATATTTCAAGTAGTACACATGGATGTTTGGGGGCCTTACAAAGTTGCTACTCACCATGGAATGAAATACTTTCTTACTTTGGTTGATGACTATTCTAGATGGACCTGGActtttcttatgaaattaaagTCTGATGTCGTTGTATtgcttaaaaaatttattgttaTGTCAATACTCAATTTGGCACATCTGTTAAGACTTTGAGATCAGACAACGGTAGTGAGTTTTTCAACAGATATTGTCATGAGTTATTTGAGAATTATGGAATTTTGCACGAAAATTCCTACCCTTATACCCCACAATAGAATGCGGTGGTTGAGAGAAGACATAGACATATCTTGGAGATTGCTAGGGCTATTAAATTTCAAGGACATCTGCCTGCATCTTTTTGGGGTGAGTGTATTAAAGCTACTGTTTATATCATCAATAGAACCCCCTCTACTGTATTGAATCACAAGACACCTTATGAACTATTTTTTCAGAAAACACCTTCATATGATCATATAAGGGTCATCGGTTGTCTTTGTTATGCTACTAAATTACCCAGAGGTGACAAGTTTGAAGCAAGGGCAGTAAAATCAATTTTCTTGGCTATGGAGTGTCATAGAAGGGGTACAGACTCTTTGACCTAGAAGATGGAGTCTTTTTTATTAGTAGAAATGTGGtgttctttgaacatatttttccttttcagCTTTTTCCTCAACATCATGATCCCTCTTTTCTGCATCATATACACTGTGACTCCTCAGTAGACACTTTCATTATTCCATTAGTTGTTCCTACAGAACCCCTACTTGTTCCCGCAACACCTCCTGCTGCTTCATTACCACAAGACAGTAGTGTTGTTCCTTCTATTGAACCTATTCCATTACCCGCTACAACTTCATCAACTCAGACACAACTGGTTATTAGGAGGTCAACTAGACCATCTAAACCTCCCATTTGGCAAAAGGACTATGTTTTTTCCAAAACTCATAATTGTTTGTACCCTATTAATAATGTTGTATGTTATTCAAGTCTTTGTACTGCCTATCAATGCTACATTGCTTGGATCTCTGCAGATGTTGAACCTCATTCATACACTGAGGCATCTAAGGATATCAGGTGGGTTGAAGCTATGAAAGCTAAGATTTGAGATTGCAGCTTTAGAAGCTAATAATACTTGGAAAATTGTTCCACTTCCTCCCCATAAAAGAGTTGTAGGTTATAAATGGGTGTACAAGATCAAATATAAAGCAGATGGTAGTGTTAAGATATTCAAGACCAGGCTAATTGCTAAAGGGTATAGCTAGACAGAGGGCATTTACTATCAAGAGACTTTTTCGCTAGTTGTCAAAATGGTAACTGTAAGATCAGTCCTCTCTGTTACACCAACCAAGAACTGGGAAGTTCATCAGTTGGATGTTTATAATACTTTCCTTTATGGTGACTTAAACGAGAAAGTATATATGACTTTACCAACGGGCTTTGCTTGTACTAATAAGACTGGTAAGACATGCAAGTTATTTAAATCTTTATATGGCCTTAAACAGGCATCTAGACAATGAAACATTAAATTGACTTCTACCCTTATTTCTTCTGGCTTTTCTCAAAGCCATTTAGATTATTCACTTTTCACTAAACATGTTGATGGACATATTGTGGTAGTTCTTGTGTATGTAGATGATTTACTCATTACTGGTGATCATATTGACTTGATTCAAGAAACTAAGGATTCTTTGCAGCTTGCCTTTAAAATCAAAGACCTTGGTCCTCTTAAATATTTTCTAGGCATTGAGTTTGCTAGGAGTAGTGAGGGCATACTCATGCATCAAAGGAAATATGCTTTAGAGCTCATTTCTGATTCAGGTTTAGCTGGGGGGAAACCTGTTCTTGCACCTTTTGAATAACATCACAAACTTACTTCAGTTGAGTTTGATGCTCATATTGGTGGTGATTCTACAAACTCTTTGTTGCCTGACCCCACCAGTTATCAAAGGCTTGTTGATCGACTGTTGTATATTACCATGACCAGGCTAGATATTTCCTTTGTTGTTCAGACTCTTAGTCAATATATGCACTCTCCAAAGTTATCTCATATGAATGCTGCTCTTAGAGTGGTAAGATATCTCAAGTCAGCTCCTGGACTTGGGATCTTACTTTCTTCTCAGGTTGGTTCTCAACTTCAAGCCTTTTGTGATGCTGActggggggtttgtcccaatagcAGAAAGTCTAttactgattttcttatcaaattttgtGGCTCTTCTATTTCTTGAAAGTCCAAGAAATAATCTACCATTTCTAGAAACTCTGCTGAGGCAGAGTACAGAAGTCCGACTTCCACAGTTGTTGAGCTAGTATGGTTGGTTGGCTTATTCAAAGAGCTTGGTGTCAGTGTTACATTACTTATTCCAGTACATTGTAATAGCAAGTCTGCTATGCAGATTACTGCCAATCCTGTGTTTTATGAGCGGATCAAACACATTGATATTGACTGTCACTTCATCCAAGAGAAGATACAACTTGGTCTGATTGAGACAGTGTATCTTGCATCTGATCAACAACCTGCTGACTTGCTTACCAAGGGTCTTACTTGTGTCCAACATCAGTTACTAGTATCCAAGCTAGGCATGAAGAACATCTTTATTGCTGCTAGCTTGAGGGGGGATGTGAAAGTATTAGACAAGTGCACTAAGGTGCCTTGATAAAATAAACACATAGCTAAGTTTATATGGAAGTTAGTTGCTGTTTTAACAGTTAATTGCTGGTATTAGTGGAGTTAGTTAGGAATCTTACAGCTGTCAATTAGTTGGCACAACTACCACTAGTGTGTTGGTTAGTTGGACAGTATATATAGATGTATGAGTGATCAAATATCCGTAACTGATTCATTTTCTAATTAGAATGGAAAAATCTCAGCTGcttctctttctcctctttctttcttcttccagATCACCATAGAATCTGGAAGCTTCATGTATTTTCTTCCGCAATTATGTGAAATTTGTCAGTTTAGGGTTAATCAATGGTATTGGAATGGGTGTCATCGCAATCTCAACTTTTGATAGTGACAGTTAAATTGGCTAGACGAAACATGTTAGAAGGGCAAATGTTAAAACTATAAACCTAACTGAAAATCTCTTTGAGTTCACAAGTCCATACGTaaatgagttggattttcctatTAGAGTAGAGGACCTGATAAATCTTTGTCTGTTATGTTGATggcaaaattaataaatatggaTGTATGACATAAAAAAATGTTTAATGCACCGATCATATGTGTTTACGTCTATATATATGATAAATTACATGTGATTTGCATCATTATATACATTCATCTTTTTATGAAAGATTTATCCCAGAATTTTAAAATAAGGTTTTTGATGCTTACATAAGCATTATTACTCACCACTTTACTCATTGTAAATTCCTTTTTTGAATGCTACCATTGATTCCTATGTTGTTTCATCTCCCTAGTTGAATTGTCCACTTATGATGTGGAACTAACACAATTTTAATTGTTATAATATAATAGTTTAATTGTAAATAAGAtttgtctttaatttctttttatcgGGTTATAGTAGAGGCTCTCTGACTAGTTTGGATTTAGGATTTGCTTTACAATATTCTCTCAAACTTTATTCAATTGTTATAATATTTACCTTTATTTAGTTAATGAAGTTATGCTTTGGGAAATGTTGATTTAATTACAAATGATGGATTTACTTAgtcttagatgttgaattgcTTATCTCAGCTACATAAATTTGGAttgtgatttaaaaaaaattttagggGTAGATACAAGATGTGAAAAGTTATTTTATGTACTGAATATCTATAATATAAATTGTTTGACctatcaaaaggaaaaaaaataaaaattctatgGCTAAGTTTGTCTACTTTGAGGAAAAGAATAAATTTGGCAACCATCGAGTAAGACAGTCTTTTTAGTATACCATGGTTTTGTTGATCTTTTGGTAGgtacatttttcataattaaaaacctTGCAATATTTGCTTCAATCTTCATAATTACTCATAATGGAAGAATAATAAAGTGGCCATAAGTATTTCCTATGAAATAATTGTGATAATTTAATTCTGAATTCATCTAGATTGGAAGGTACTTATgtgcaaaaagaaaaaagggcAGAACAATTACTACAACAATATCATTTTCTATGACCAAtgagatataatttttattatagtttGGTAGTTAACATTTAAAAGCagaccaaaaatcaataaatatttgactATTTATACAAAACTATTTTAGCTTATTAATGGTAATTTccttttgagaaataaaaattcaaaagagGAAAACCATTTTTCTGGTaatgtttagaaaataattaaccaactatatacatatattggaaaaatataagcataaaagataCTAATAACTCTAACAAGGAAAAGACATCAATAacattcaatttttttgtttttgcaaaTCTATCTCTTTAATACAtttaattaccaaaataagagATGTGAAATCTACAAGTCTCATTGCACTGGCCTATAAATCCTTCATAGAGTCTCAAAAATTACCATGAATTCAGTAACATCTCCTCATTCTGATAGGATCATATAGGTAAATATGGCCTCTTTCTAGGtaaaatttttatgttgtttgAGCTTAAATAATAGTTTTGATGTTGCTTCTATTTTGTTTGTGCTTCAGAATGTCGACTCATCTATCGATGCACCAGTGTATTTTTTGTGACCAAATCATTTACGGTTTTCAAGAACTAATAATTCATGTTGAATCTCATCAAACACACCAACAAAAGGAGATACATGTCGCAGAAGGTTCAAATACTCGTAGTGTACCATTATCAAAGCCTTCAGAATTAGTTGAACATGTAAAAACCATGAGAAACAAAAGAGCTAATGCACagtcaccatcaccaccatcgtCATTTCGTCCCCACTGGGTTAGAGATAATGTTAGTGACACAAATGTGTATGTAAACCAACAACTATCAGGGTTGCCGCCACCTTCATTCTCATCAGATAGGTGAAGTACTTTTCCTCTTTTTaggttaatttttttatgttgctTGACCTCGAATATTTAACATTTTTTATGTTGCTTCCctttctattttgtttttcagGATGTCAACTTATCCATCGCTGCTCCATCCCCCTTTTCATCCCGAAATTGTTCATGCCTATCaagaattcataaatcatgttcaatctcaTCCAATCGACCAAGAGATAGATGCTATTGTAGGAGGTTCAAACAACATAAGTAAACCATTACCAAAACTTTCAGATGTGATCCAACATGTACAAACCATGATAAACAAAAGAGCCAATTTACAATCACCACcgccaccaccaacaccaatacctcCATCATCATATCATCCCCGATGGGTTAGAGATAACATTAGTGATAGAAACATGCATGTAAACCAACAACTACTgttgccaccaccaccaccatcctTATATCGTCACTGTCCAATTAGAGGTAATGCCGATTGCATGGATGTTTATATTAATCAGAAGCtatcaccaccaccaacacccTCATATCTTGCCACCTCTATCAGTAATCATGATGACAAAGATTTCTATAAAAACCAACAACTACTGCCACCACCATCACCACATCTTGCCACCTCTATTAGTGGTAACCATAATAACAAAGATCTGTATACAAACCAACAACtactgccaccatcacaaacctCATATCTTGCCACTTCTATTAGAGGTACAAACCAACAACTActgccaccatcaccaccaccctCATATCTTGCCACCTTTATTAGAGGTAACCATGATGAAAAATATCTGTATACAAACCAAAAATTACTGCCTCCACCACCACCAAATCTGTATACAAACCAACAACTGCTgtcactaccaccaccaccctCATATCTTGCCACCTCTATTAGAGGTATCCATGATGACAAAGACTTGTATACAAACCAACAACTACTGCCGCCGCCGCCACCACCCTCATATCTTTCCACCTATACAAACCAACAACTACTgcctccaccaccaccaccctcATATCCTGCCACCTCTATTAGAGGTGATCATGGTGACAAAGATCTGTATACAAACCAACAACtactgccaccatcacaaacctCATATCTTGCCACTTCTATTAGAGGTACAAACCAACAACTActgccaccatcaccaccaccctCATATCTTGCCACCTTTATTAGAGGTAACCATGATGAAAAATATCTGTATACAAACCAAAAATTACTGCCTCCACCACCACCAAATCTGTATACAAACCAACAACTGCTgtcactaccaccaccaccctCATATCTTGCCACCTCTATTAGAGGTATCCATGATGACAAAGACTTGTATACAAACCAACAACTACTGCCGCCGCCGCCACCACCCTCATATCTTTCCACCTATACAAACCAACAACTACTgcctccaccaccaccaccctcATATCCTGCCACCTCTATTAGAGGTGATCATGGTGACAAAGATCTGTATACAAATCAACAACTATTGTCTCCAGCACGACCACCCTCATATCTTGCCACCTCTATTAGGGGTAATCGTGATGACAAAGAGTTGTATACAAACCAACAACTACTGCCACCATCATCACCACCCTCATATCTTGCCACCTCTATTAGAGGTAACCATGATGGCAAAGATCTGTATACAAACCAACAACTACTACCACCACCATCATATCATCCTCTCTCAATTAGAGGAAATGATAATGACAGAAACATGCATGCAAATCAATTCCAAAAAATGCTTCAACCAACAAGAAGGACCTATGTTCGAGGTTCAAATTCAATACCTGTTGACCTAAATGAAACTGCTCCTCAGTTAGCAAGACCATATATAAAGGAGATGGATTTCCCTATCATGCACAGAACTGATCCAACTCAGTTGAAATTCACACCACAGGTCATTTGTGATAACGAAACTAGCAGTGTGGACGTAAGCTTAAGTCTTTAAGGCCAAAAGCATTCATGCCTAAAATGTTTATTGTAAATTATCTGAACTACCCATTGCTTGGATATTCTATTTCaagttttttttccttatttacaAAGTTGTATTAACCCCCTTGAAGTTTTAGTATAGCTTTTCTCTGTGTCATTGAAATTCTTTTGTGTTGTTACTGTAGTCTAAAATCTTCTTATATATGTTGGTATCATTCATTCCAGAATTCTACGCatcataattttctttctaaaattaaaaaattactatttaATCAAATAGAAGCCGCCAAAATGTCTGTCAGAGCCCAGAGGTACTTAATATAATCAGAACTACTATAAATTCTAGTTGGACTAAATGGGACAGACATACAATTTTTCCACCGCGGCATgaatattcataatattatatcaaaatttaataGCTCATTCTCTAATGAAGGAAAACAAATGATTAGCCCTAAGTATTTACTACGTCAACTATTATGAAAATCTTAGTTCTAGATTCAATTTTATGTACTAACTTAAACTAATTattaaacaaacaacaacatacctaatatattctcacaaagtggggtctgcaGAGGGTAAGTGTATGTAGTCCATACAACTACCTCTGCGGTGAGATAGAGaaactgttttcgatagacccttgaCTCAAGACAAAAACATGCTAGAAAAGAAATGGTAAGGTCGTTTGGTTTGaggtataaggtataataatttCGAGATAAAATGTTGGATTATTTTATCCTAATGTTTGGTTGGAGGTTTTAGGCAGTCCTGTGAGGTATAAGGTATAATTAAGGGAAACAAATGATTTGCCCTAAGTATTTACTATGTCAACTGTTATGATGATCTTAGTTCTAAATTCACTTTTATGTATTAACTttaacaaattattaaaaaataattaacaatactaaaatacatgatttttcaattaaattttcaatGGAATCCGTAGAAAATTGATATTAAAGTTTACACTTCAACAAAAGTTCACATCTTTTAGTAATGTAATGTACAACACTGTCATTTTATATTAAATccattaaaaaaattctaatcaTTATGGGGTAAACTTTGTTGCAATAATGATTCATCATAGACAAAAAAGAACTTAGAAATGTTATTTTAACTATTTATAACACCGTTGATGTTAGggaaaaagatttttcctttttcaaataGTGTTACAACATGAAGAGACACATAAAAAAAGGTTGAAGTAGACCTCGTGTATCGTCCATGTTCAATTCGTTACATTTACAACAGGTTTGACAGAAATACATATATGTAAAAAAGCATCGATAATTAAATCAGTTCGCCAAAAGAAACATGTTCGAGGTGCAAATGTAATAATTATACAATTAAATGGAAGTATCTTTTGAGTGTAAAATTAGACCATACATCAATC encodes the following:
- the LOC124896573 gene encoding formin-like protein 20, with protein sequence MRNKRANAQSPSPPSSFRPHWVRDNVSDTNVYVNQQLSGLPPPSFSSDRMSTYPSLLHPPFHPEIVHAYQEFINHVQSHPIDQEIDAIVGGSNNISKPLPKLSDVIQHVQTMINKRANLQSPPPPPTPIPPSSYHPRWVRDNISDRNMHVNQQLLLPPPPPSLYRHCPIRGNADCMDVYINQKLSPPPTPSYLATSISNHDDKDFYKNQQLLPPPSPHLATSISGNHNNKDLYTNQQLLPPSQTSYLATSIRGTNQQLLPPSPPPSYLATFIRGNHDEKYLYTNQKLLPPPPPNLYTNQQLLSLPPPPSYLATSIRGIHDDKDLYTNQQLLPPPPPPSYLSTYTNQQLLPPPPPPSYPATSIRGDHGDKDLYTNQQLLPPSQTSYLATSIRGTNQQLLPPSPPPSYLATFIRGNHDEKYLYTNQKLLPPPPPNLYTNQQLLSLPPPPSYLATSIRGIHDDKDLYTNQQLLPPPPPPSYLSTYTNQQLLPPPPPPSYPATSIRGDHGDKDLYTNQQLLSPARPPSYLATSIRGNRDDKELYTNQQLLPPSSPPSYLATSIRGNHDGKDLYTNQQLLPPPSYHPLSIRGNDNDRNMHANQFQKMLQPTRRTYVRGSNSIPVDLNETAPQLARPYIKEMDFPIMHRTDPTQLKFTPQVICDNETSSVDVSLSL